CGGCAGCTTAAATACTTCTTTGATTGTTTTTATATGAGCCGTCAAATTGCTTAGCCCCAACTTTACTGCCCGCACATTTTCTTTTGTTAGCTCGCTCTCAACAACTCCGCCATGAAGTTTTAGGGCTCTTACTGTGCAAACCAGCACCACCGCATCTGGTCTAAGCTTTCCCACGCGGCATTTCAGGTCAAAAAATTTCTCCGCCCCCAAATCTGCCCCAAAGCCTGCTTCGGTTATGACAAAGTCACCAAGACTCAGCCCCAGCTTTGTGGCGGTTATGCTGTTACAACCGTGAGCGATGTTGGCAAACGGGCCGCAATGCACCAGCGCAGGAGTTCCCTCAAGAGTTTGAACAAGGTTTGGATAAATCGCGTCCTTCAAAAGTATTGCCATAGCATTTTCGGAATTTAAGTCTCTTGCGAAAACGGGCTTGCCGTCACGGGTTAGCGCTACAATAATACTGCTAAGCCTTTCTTTAAGTTCAGTGAGATTTTCGCTGAGGCACATTATGGCCATAATTTCGCTGGCAGCAGTAATACTAAAACTGTCAGGCCGTGCATTTTCGTCGCCGTTTGAACAAATTATTCGTCGCAGCGCTCTGTCGTTTAAGTCAAGGCAGCGGTGAAACAATATTTTGTTTGGGTCAATATTGAGCTGATTTCCCTGAAAGATATGATTGTCAATAAGACTGCAAAGCAAGTTATTTGCACAAGTAAAAGCATGAAAGTCGCCGTTAAAGTGCAGGTTTATATCTTCCATAGGAACAATTTGAGCGTATCCTCCGCCCGTAGCGCCGCCCTTAATGCCAAATACCGGGCCCAACGAAGGCTCCCTCAGCGCAAGAACGGTTTTATGTTTCATGCGGTTTAGAGCGTCCGCAAGGCCTATTGACACCGTTGTTTTTCCAATGCCGGCGCTGGTGGGGTTTATGGCAGTGACCAAAACCAGCTTTCCGCGTAGCGCCCCGGGTTTAGTTATTACTTTGGCTTTATATTCACCATATTTTATGAGCTCCCCCTGAGCGATTCCAAGCTTTTTTGCGATTTTTTCTATTCTTATTTTTTCAATACTATTTGCAATTTCAATATCGGTTTTATCCATTTTCTCTCCTTAGGC
The Christensenellaceae bacterium DNA segment above includes these coding regions:
- a CDS encoding formate--tetrahydrofolate ligase, with amino-acid sequence MDKTDIEIANSIEKIRIEKIAKKLGIAQGELIKYGEYKAKVITKPGALRGKLVLVTAINPTSAGIGKTTVSIGLADALNRMKHKTVLALREPSLGPVFGIKGGATGGGYAQIVPMEDINLHFNGDFHAFTCANNLLCSLIDNHIFQGNQLNIDPNKILFHRCLDLNDRALRRIICSNGDENARPDSFSITAASEIMAIMCLSENLTELKERLSSIIVALTRDGKPVFARDLNSENAMAILLKDAIYPNLVQTLEGTPALVHCGPFANIAHGCNSITATKLGLSLGDFVITEAGFGADLGAEKFFDLKCRVGKLRPDAVVLVCTVRALKLHGGVVESELTKENVRAVKLGLSNLTAHIKTIKEVFKLPLVVTINKYETDTNSEVNTIKRAVTKLGVPCAVNDVFKLGGRGGKLLAKEVLSLCEKGGSFEFAYDLNQTIEQKIESIAQKVYGAKGVIFEQKAKEAVKTINKLGFDKLPVIIAKTQYSLSDNPKLLGAPKNFEITIRDIEIRAGAGFLVAIAGSIMLMPGLSKTPAAINMTIDENANIKGLF